A window from Scleropages formosus chromosome 17, fSclFor1.1, whole genome shotgun sequence encodes these proteins:
- the rfesd gene encoding Rieske domain-containing protein isoform X1, translating into MSSEGGKNSSPPSYLIGKREDIVHAKKVTKFINGRDVLVLYHDGVFHAVDMRCYHSGGPLQNGDIEEFNGQLCIVCPWHKYKITLLEGECLYQAVDPAAKVPNPTWISKGKKQRIHTVKEINGDVFVTLNDSPTFVESDYYQTEKFRATLRKPKK; encoded by the exons ATGTCTTCAGAGGGGGGTAAAAACTCATCACCGCCCTCATATTTAATAGGGAAAAGGGAAGACATCGTTCACGCCAAAAAGGTTACAAAATTTATTAATGGAAGAGATGTCCTGGTTCTTTACCATGATGGTGTGTTCCATGCTGTCGACATGCGTTGCTATC acTCTGGGGGACCATTGCAAAATGGAGATATTGAG GAATTCAATGGCCAGTTGTGCATCGTATGCCCATGGCACAAGTACAAGATTACACTTTTGGAAGGGGAATGTTTATACCAAGCTGTAGATCCAGCAGCAAAGGTCCCCAATCCCACATGGATCTCCAAAGGCAAGAAGCAGAGAATCCACACAGTGAAGGAGATCAATGGAGATGTGTTTGTCACATTAAATGACTCGCCCACCTTCGTCGAATCTGACTACTATCAGACTGAAAAGTTCAGAGCCACTCTCCGGAAACCaaagaaatga
- the rfesd gene encoding Rieske domain-containing protein isoform X2, translating to MRCYHSGGPLQNGDIEEFNGQLCIVCPWHKYKITLLEGECLYQAVDPAAKVPNPTWISKGKKQRIHTVKEINGDVFVTLNDSPTFVESDYYQTEKFRATLRKPKK from the exons ATGCGTTGCTATC acTCTGGGGGACCATTGCAAAATGGAGATATTGAG GAATTCAATGGCCAGTTGTGCATCGTATGCCCATGGCACAAGTACAAGATTACACTTTTGGAAGGGGAATGTTTATACCAAGCTGTAGATCCAGCAGCAAAGGTCCCCAATCCCACATGGATCTCCAAAGGCAAGAAGCAGAGAATCCACACAGTGAAGGAGATCAATGGAGATGTGTTTGTCACATTAAATGACTCGCCCACCTTCGTCGAATCTGACTACTATCAGACTGAAAAGTTCAGAGCCACTCTCCGGAAACCaaagaaatga
- the ube2r2 gene encoding ubiquitin-conjugating enzyme E2 R2: protein MAQQQMPSSQKALMLELKSLQEEPVEGFRITLVEESDLYNWEVAIFGPPNTLYEGGYFKAHIKFPIDYPYSPPTFRFLTKMWHPNIYENGDVCISILHPPVDDPQSGELPSERWNPTQNVRTILLSVISLLNEPNTFSPANVDASVMFRKWRDSKGKDKEYAEIIRKQVLSTKVEAERDGVKVPTTLAEYCIQTKVPSHDSSSDMLYDDLYDDDIEEEEDDEDGEVCGAGGENSGEGGDCYNDEDDSGNEES from the exons ATGGCGCAACAGCAGATGCCAAGTTCCCAGAAGGCTCTCATGCTGGAGCTGAAGTCTTTGCAGGAGGAGCCGGTAGAGGGGTTCCGCATCACGCTGGTCGAGGAATCGGACCTGTACAACTGGGAGGTGGCCATCTTCGGACCGCCCAACACACTGTATGAAGGGGGCTATTTCAAG GCTCACATCAAGTTTCCCATAGATTATCCATACTCCCCGCCTACCTTCAGGTTTCTTACCAAGATGTGGCATCCCAATATCTATGAG AATGGGGATGTGTGTATCTCGATCCTACACCCGCCTGTGGATGACCCGCAGAGTGGAGAGCTGCCATCTGAAAGGTGGAACCCTACCCAGAATGTCAG GACCATCCTGCTGAGCGTGATTTCGCTACTGAACGAGCCAAACACCTTTTCACCGGCCAACGTGGATGCTTCCGTGATGTTCCGCAAGTGGAGGGATAGCAAAGGCAAGGACAAGGAGTATGCAGAGATTATCAG GAAGCAGGTGCTGTCCACTAAGGTGGAGGCTGAGCGGGATGGAGTCAAGGTCCCCACCACGCTAGCTGAGTATTGCATCCAGACCAAAGTGCCTTCCCACGACAGCAGCTCTGATATGCTCTATGATGATCTATACGATGACGACattgaggaagaggaggacgaTGAAGATGGGGAGGTGTGCGGGGCCGGTGGAGAGAACAGTGGTGAAGGAGGAGACTGTTATAATGACGAGGATGACTCTGGCAACGAGGAGTCCTGA
- the LOC108938956 gene encoding kinesin-like protein KIF24, with protein MTSFLYECLREVGLQRYYAQFSSLGLSHPAQLSKLTMSDYPQLGVHPMEDRTRLFYLVQVMKALDEEQNDECEDHGDYDEERGVMDFPTAPRRRLYFGPSSPESQLDILAEDCKTNTSVDESHTMRYAAQRDKEAGSCHTPVMTANQRRKACTSTETPKSTSCINRAAMGRHIYKDGETPQNRKTKKQAGCLKEMHRKVLMQQQSAPVYKVKHSQGYNYGLPNSSPVSSTRYPMFFFGHLSECTE; from the coding sequence ATGACCTCCTTCCTGTACGAGTGCTTACGTGAGGTTGGATTGCAGCGCTATTATGCGCAGTTCAGCAGCCTTGGCCTCAGTCACCCTGCCCAGCTGTCAAAGCTCACAATGAGCGATTACCCCCAACTGGGGGTACATCCCATGGAGGACCGGACTCGGCTTTTCTACCTGGTGCAGGTTATGAAAGCCCTTGATGAAGAGCAAAATGATGAATGTGAAGATCATGGCGATTATGACGAAGAGCGAGGGGTAATGGATTTTCCTACTGCTCCACGAAGACGGTTATATTTTGGCCCCTCGTCTCCAGAGTCTCAGCTTGACATTCTCGCTGAAGATTGCAAAACCAACACATCTGTAGATGAGAGTCACACAATGAGATATGCTGcccagagagacaaggaggcaGGTAGTTGTCACACTCCTGTTATGACAGCGAACCAGAGGCGCAAGGCTTGCACTTCCACGGAGACTCCCAAGAGCACCTCCTGCATTAACCGGGCCGCTATGGGACGCCACATCTATAAAGACGGCGAAACACCccagaacagaaaaacaaagaaacaggcTGGATGCCTGAAAGAAATGCACAGGAAGGTTCTGATGCAACAGCAGTCTGCTCCAGTGTACAAGGTGAAACACAGTCAAGGTTACAACTATGGTTTGCCAAACTCCTCTCCAGTTTCCTCTACAAGGTATCCCATGTTCTTCTTTGGACATCTTTCGGAATGCactgaataa